A DNA window from Plasmodium brasilianum strain Bolivian I chromosome 12, whole genome shotgun sequence contains the following coding sequences:
- a CDS encoding DnaJ protein — protein sequence MKNAQKLSLYEILGVGKNASIKEISKAYRILALTYHPDKFLSNSKKINDEEKKAESVKTNTNTNADEPLTLEKCKEIFLQIQKAYEILRDPEKRKNYDEFGLDDELTEFKNYLDPKLFHSRIKVEDIINYEKKYKNSEDEKEDLIQFYNKFNGELKHILEYIPFSDEADLDRYVGIFEKLFKSKELKKTADYDKSLKNVKNIIKKYKNIVKNDTKKNGKKRKNEAPIDDLVLAIRNNEAQRTLKINSLLSNIEKEYNKKNPKKRKQKPPTEEELSAIRKRLEENKKRNIALKKIRS from the coding sequence atgaaAAATGCTCAAAAATTGAGCCTTTATGAAATCCTAGGCGTTGGAAAAAATGCTagtataaaagaaatatcgAAGGCCTATCGAATACTTGCGTTGACCTATCATCCAGATAAGTTTTTATCGAATAGCAAAAAGATAAATgatgaagagaaaaaagcaGAATCAGTCAAAACAAACACAAATACAAACGCCGATGAACCACTTACtttagaaaaatgtaaagaaatatttttgcaaattCAAAAAGCATATGAGATATTAAGGGATcctgaaaaaagaaaaaattatgatgaGTTTGGATTAGATGATGAATTAACtgaattcaaaaattatCTCGACccaaaattatttcattctaGAATTAAAGTTGaggatataataaattatgagaaaaaatacaaaaatagtGAAGATGAAAAAGAAGACCTGATTCAGTTTTATAATAAGTTTAATGGGGAACTAAAACATATTCTAGAGTATATCCCTTTTAGTGATGAAGCTGACTTAGACAGGTATGTGGGCATTTTTGAAAAGTTGTTTAAATCGAAAGAACTAAAAAAAACTGCTGATTATGATAAATCGTTaaagaatgtaaaaaatattattaagaaatataagaatattgtaaaaaatgataccaaaaaaaatggtaagaagagaaaaaatgaagcacCTATTGATGATTTAGTTCTTGCAATTCGAAATAATGAAGCACAAAggacattaaaaataaattctcttttatcaaatattgaaaaggagtataacaaaaaaaatccaaaaaaaagaaaacagaaACCACCAACAGAAGAAGAGTTGAGTGCTATAAGAAAAAGActagaagaaaataaaaaaagaaatatagcactgaaaaaaataaggagctaa
- a CDS encoding GTPase-activating protein translates to MNDNNCFEDLYNINFEDFLKSFILVKKEKHTVTSSSDLDNAKVINSNEHYEQNEFDEKHNSLLFLANDILNDNQSNVLFRRIYWPLLLGIYNSSNLDKLIEDIQKKRNSYKQDKEEYITKQTNLNIQKLDPQIFHPLSSDDKNPWTLKQKNQELNEEIKQDILRTYSEKKIFQNEVIRDILNKILFIWAKKNPSISYKQGMNEIVAIFFIVNYREQVYNDFLNFENKKYYKEYCTLFDKEEIESDTYIIFDHFMHMGLKYLFTSPEEKKIQSSKNSCKTVLLQKCTYIFHKLLKNSDKLLYNHLISLSIEPQIFLLRWIRLFYCREFQIDDTVILWDNFFSDCYLKNWENGFHFEFDGDIIEVAHRTSNVFPLVDYFAISMILFIRSFLLESDENYCLKRLFKYPPVENIRILIDLSFKLKSRSEKKEKNFKKDDSPVSNNINTVNMMNSNNFNVHMNTNINNSLSTFQIKNSIKNNVNNNTANEYIERNRYKSNVNIHPLNKESKNLSATTTVAHINNKLNKIIDNLNNLSFNLMSDNHRLELQQNVFHLNEILLELKNMEHGYEETKSEGTKINKRNEDFPIYFG, encoded by the exons atgaatgataataattgttttgaagatttgtataatataaattttgaggattttttaaaaagttttattttagttaaaaaagagaagcaTACAGTGACAAGTAGCAGTGATTTAGATAATGCTAAAGTAATTAATTCGAATGAAcattatgaacaaaatgaattTGATGAAAAACATAATTCATTGTTATTTTTGGCGAATGATATCCTAAATGACAATCAGAGCAATGTTCTTTTTAGAAGGATTTACTGGCCTCTTTTATTGGGAATTTACAATTCCAGCAATTTGGACAAATTAATAGaagatatacaaaaaaaaagaaattcatATAAACAAGATAAAGAGGAGTATATAACTAAACaaacaaatttaaatattcagAAATTAGATCCTCAAATTTTTCATCCTTTATCATCAGATGATAAAAATCCATGGACATTAAAGCAAAAGAATCAagaattaaatgaagaaataaagcAAGACATTTTAAGAACatattcagaaaaaaaaatatttcaaaatgaagtaataagagatatattaaataaaatattatttatatgggCCAAAAAAAACCCATCCATATCTTATAAACAAGGTATGAATGAAATTgtagctattttttttattgttaattatCGGGAACAAGTTtataatgattttttaaattttgagaataaaaagtattataaagaatattGTACACTATTTGACAAAGAAGAAATTGAGTCAGatacgtatataatatttgacCATTTCATGCATATGGGgctgaaatatttatttacatccccggaagaaaaaaaaatacagtcATCAAAAAATTCTTGTAAAACTGTATTGTTACAaaagtgtacatatatatttcataaattattaaaaaattccgACAAGTTATTATATAACCATTTAATATCCTTAAGTATAGAAccacaaatttttttacttagaTGGATTCGCCTCTTTTATTGTAGAGAATTTCAAATTGACGACACAGTTATTCTATgggataattttttttcag actGTTACTTGAAAAATTGGGAAAATGGATTTCATTTTGAATTCGATGGAGATATAATAGAAGTAGCTCATAGGACATCGAATGTTTTTCCTTTAGTAGATTATTTTGCCATATCtatgattttatttattagatCCTTTTTATTAGAAAGTGATGAGAATTATTGTTTAAAAAGATTATTTAAATACCCACCAGTAGAAAATATAAGGATATTAATTGATTTATCATTTAAACTCAAATCAAGAAGTGagaagaaagagaaaaattttaaaaaagatgaCTCACCAGTGTCAAATAATATCAATACTGTTAACATGATGAATTCCAATAATTTTAACGTACACatgaatacaaatataaataatagtttAAGTACATTTCAAATCAAGAACAGTATAAAgaataatgttaataataatacagcAAATGAATACATAGAAAGAAATAGGTACAAATCTAACGTCAATATTCATCCTTTAAATAAGGAATCCAAAAATTTAAGTGCCACAACAACGGTAGCTCACATTAATAATAAgctaaataaaattatagacAACTTAAATAACTTATCTTTTAATCTAATGAGTGATAATCATCGCTTAGAACTTCAACAAAATGTATTTCATTTGAATGAAATACTTcttgaattaaaaaatatggaacaTGGTTATGAAGAAACTAAATCCGAGGGcacaaaaattaacaaaagaaATGAAGATTTCCCAATATATTTTGGCTAG
- a CDS encoding HSP20-like chaperone — MLKLLKRIITFLIVLFSFGWKTSNTLNYIPYNVRKYNTKIINNVLYVDKELLNNYVFIKFYKNDLVLLKKKNKIKCCSSKKKEDDNLGVELENLVKDIEEGKYGADPLKLYREIENSSTIKGQEEKKEMEEQDKKINMYNVEEVINNTDESLKKSVRKAFYNTEIDENDDQNVKKEYIMMNKIEKTFDEIDDINNPEEKLDMDKIYKKINSMNDDNNLGTPFKDTAKTLLKYKGLLHMPFEQCLMLNNVHFDWRESLDHIEINIPIFEETNFEDILFHFKDDYIKLEVVRNKVKILLLDHKLCGKIAYDEAYWIITSDYKDNEKHVNLILPKLGRFKYIWEKLFQG, encoded by the exons ATGctaaaattattgaaaagAATCATTACCTTCTTAATCGTTCTTTTCTCATTTGGATGGAAAACATCTAACACTCTTAATTATATTCCTTATAATGTAAGAAAATacaatacaaaaataataaacaatgTGCTGTATGTAGATAAGGAGTTACtgaataattatgtatttataaaattttataaaaatgacctagtcttattaaaaaagaaaaataagataaaatgcTGTTCtagtaaaaagaaagaagatgATAATTTGGGTGTCGAACTTGAG AATCTAGTCAAAGACATAGAAGAGGGAAAATATGGCGCTGATCCTTTAAAACTGTATAGGGAAATTGAG AATAGCAGCACAATCAAAGgacaagaagaaaaaaaggagatgGAAGAgcaagataaaaaaataaatatgtacaatgTAGAAGAAGTAATAAACAACACAGAtgaaagtttaaaaaaaagtgttaGGAAAGCATTTTACAATACAGAAattgatgaaaatgatgatcaaaatgtaaaaaaggaatacatTATGatgaataaaattgaaaaaaccTTTGATGAAATAGATGACATAAATAACCCAGAAGAAAAATTAGATATGgacaaaatttataaaaaaattaattcaatGAACGATGATAACAATTTAGGAACACCATTCAAAGATACTGCCAAAACATTGTTGAAG TATAAAGGTTTGCTCCATATGCCCTTTGAGCAGTGTCTTATGTTAAATAATGTCCA TTTCGATTGGAGAGAATCTTTAGATCacatagaaataaatatCCCCATTTTTGAag aaACGAATTTTGAAgacattttatttcatttcaaAGATGATTATATAAAGCTGGAAGTTGTGAGGAACAAGGTTAAAATTCTTTTGTTAGACCATAAG ttatgTGGGAAGATAGCTTATGATGAAGCATATTGGATTATAACTAGCGATTACAAagataatgaaaaacatGTTAATTTGATCTTGCCCAAATTAGGAcgctttaaatatatatgggaAAAACTGTTTCAGGGATAG
- a CDS encoding DNA-directed RNA polymerase: MRLITISTWIYTALIATYESLKFDKYLFIHSCQNAIFKGAKLGIDNYFKRGARENFLSLQVKGKKILKKKTIIVVGKKKEDSGLAVNSHSNELDESNKLDESNELDESNKLDESNELDESNELDESNELDESNELDESNELDESNELDESNELDEPNGSNESNGSGESNKSIDEYKIFQRRNFIKKYEVKKEEIDTYIEQIKNSRSSGYEPQFPKDAFRTPDGLTNIILDYKYKNDNLKIHNYYYFFMYFLKKISEKVGRRKELEEQLEEDEVQDDKLEDGKKRREKNTEDDRLISLQDLLYLKKKGFFEGDLYTWKNWVILNRGEWKDYIGYQDHENKESDDEYEIKTLRSLVEPKMKRMPIEYWGCFRAIDFNVNHYPIYKKLFDFFNKASVSGNEPTHALYPFLFYPRFSVGRDRAGLGYGDANFFGDYSDFYKKRKERLKGKAKEAVGVKDATGVDQVVEAEEGVSAEGLPDGGEKENVINTNIHRENFIDKYDFGPNDIKIEEATDIIKYPQNGRLYQKFYIGPLNITDGHTFGSLLKYVCQTQIYGYAIVAIKIHNMNEDTKIDNVQEDLLEIALNISDVCIYSKEINIESNIRLIFKGPLMLVAGMIPLPSHLKIVNKEQYICTLKENGYIDISLKIEYGKGHWLTYDKGLYKRELGSDNECMKKRQVSEVVHKNYMPISASFGTCRMVRMAVHKIATKYWCEDRCEFTDPKQMLVIEIWTDCRMLPKNVLLYGIKNIKKILRKFREMIINDHDFPCDIEDKEIKKLWPYIDRYKFLQIKQKMEGGPPIQNIDEDVNNEMNKKNLLDPFTQKLVDPANFPKHSNIHLPLQDTPPPYLDTLEWLKMEVKKEKYRKKTKNTKNTKKRSNYKFSSTRTFDYDDYLSDRLNNILDEK; encoded by the coding sequence atgcGGCTGATCACAATTTCGACATGGATATATACAGCATTAATTGCTACGTATGAGTCCCTAAAATTTGACAAATATTTGTTCATCCATAGTTGTCAAAATGCAATTTTTAAAGGGGCAAAATTGGGAAtagataattattttaaaagggGAGCaagagaaaattttttgtcCTTACAGGttaaggggaaaaaaatactaaaaaaaaagacaataaTTGTTGTAggtaagaaaaaagaagatagcGGATTAGCAGTAAATAGCCACTCAAATGAATTAGATGAATCAAATAAATTAGATGAATCAAATGAATTAGATGAATCAAATAAATTAGATGAATCAAATGAATTAGATGAATCAAATGAATTAGATGAATCAAATGAATTAGATGAATCAAATGAATTAGATGAATCAAATGAATTAGATGAATCAAATGAATTAGATGAATCAAATGAATTAGATGAACCAAATGGCTCAAATGAATCAAATGGATCAGGCGAATCAAACAAATCAATCGATgagtataaaatatttcaaagaagaaatttcataaaaaaatatgaagtgaaaaaagaagagataGATACTTATATAGAACAAATAAAGAACAGCAGAAGCAGTGGTTATGAACCACAATTTCCAAAAGATGCCTTTAGAACACCAGATGGACTAACTAATATTATTCTAGAttacaaatacaaaaatgataacctaaaaatacataactattattatttttttatgtattttttaaaaaagatatcAGAGAAAGTGGGAAGGAGGAAAGAACTGGAAGAACAATTAGAAGAAGATGAGGTACAGGATGACAAATTGGAGGatggaaagaaaagaagagaaaagaaCACTGAAGATGATAGATTAATAAGTTTGCAAGATCTATTATATCTAAAAAAGAAGGGTTTTTTTGAAGGAGATTTATATACATGGAAAAATTGGGTCATATTGAATAGAGGGGAATGGAAAGATTATATAGGATATCAAGACCATGAGAATAAAGAAAGTGATGATGAATATGAAATAAAGACGTTAAGATCATTAGTTGAAcctaaaatgaaaagaatgcCTATTGAATATTGGGGATGCTTCAGAGCAATAGATTTTAATGTAAATCATTACCCTATATATAAGAAGTTGTTTGACTTTTTTAACAAGGCCAGTGTAAGTGGAAATGAACCCACGCATGCTCTttatccttttcttttttatcctAGATTTAGTGTCGGAAGGGATAGGGCGGGATTAGGTTATGGGGATGCTAACTTTTTTGGAGATTACTCAgatttttacaaaaagagGAAGGAACGACTGAAGGGAAAAGCAAAGGAAGCAGTAGGAGTGAAAGACGCGACTGGAGTGGACCAAGTGGTCGAAGCGGAGGAAGGGGTCTCAGCTGAGGGTCTGCCTGACGGCGGGGAAAAGGAGAATGTGATAAACACGAATATCCACCGGGAGAATTTTATAGACAAGTATGATTTTGGGCCGAATGATATTAAAATAGAAGAAGCAactgatataataaaatatccACAGAATGGGAGATTATATCAAAAGTTTTATATAGGACCATTAAATATAACGGATGGACATACATTTGgttctttattaaaatatgtgtGTCAGACACAAATTTATGGATATGCAATAGTTGCTATAAAAATCCATAATATGAATGAAGATACAAAAATTGATAACGTGCAGGAGGATTTACTAGAAATAGCTTTAAATATATCagatgtatgtatttatagtaaagaaataaatatcgAATCCAATATAAGATTAATATTTAAGGGACCATTAATGTTAGTAGCTGGAATGATACCTTTACCTtctcatttaaaaattgttaataaagaacaatatatatgtacattaaaagaaaatgggtatattgatatatcattaaaaattgaatatgGTAAAGGACATTGGTTAACTTATGATAAAGGATTATATAAAAGGGAACTAGGGTCAGATAATGAATGTATGAAAAAACGACAAGTATCAGAagttgttcataaaaattatatgccTATAAGTGCTAGTTTTGGTACATGTAGAATGGTACGTATGGCTGTTCATAAGATTGCAACTAAATATTGGTGTGAAGATAGATGTGAATTTACGGATCCTAAACAAATGTTAGTTATAGAAATTTGGACTGACTGTAGAATGTTACCTAAAAATGTTCTTCTGTAtggtattaaaaatattaaaaaaattttaagaaaatttagAGAAATGATTATAAATGATCATGATTTTCCATGTGATATTGAAgataaggaaataaaaaaattatggcCATATATTGatagatataaatttttacaaataaaacaaaaaatggaaGGTGGACCTCCTATTCAAAATATTGATGAAGATGTTAACAAcgaaatgaataaaaaaaatttattagatCCATTTACTCAAAAATTAGTGGACCCAGCTAATTTCCCCAAACATTCCAACATTCACTTACCCTTACAAGATACCCCTCCTCCTTACCTTGATACCTTAGAATGGTTAAAAATGGaggtaaaaaaggaaaaatataggaaaaaaacaaaaaatacaaaaaatacaaaaaaaaggagtaaTTACAAGTTTTCCAGTACACGTACTTTTGACTACGATGATTACTTAAGTGACAGGCTCAATAACATACTggatgaaaaatga
- a CDS encoding dihydroorotase: protein MGESFFIPMADDMHCHLRQGDMLKFTVDAIRKGGCNRVLVMPNTTPIISTCEEAKNYRNELLKYDNNIEYLMTLYLNQKIDENDIMNNYKECNFQGIKIYPSNVTTNSKEGVTDLEPYYKVFHVLEKINKSLHIHCEQPNINPLYAEKNYLNRIYDLAVKFPQLKIVIEHVTTEDMLNVIKKFPNLAGSITPHHLYLTIDDVVDIDKYDYSTDNTSIEQYIKNVYNYCKPLAKTIDDKTALCNIIKEGFPRIFLGSDSAPHYKSHKHEPYYKAGIFTQPFLLSYLSHILNKFDALDKLENFACKNAANFLNLNEKNCSNEQLALYIEKKKFKVPDEYYDVVPFLAGQTLDFTISYKNLSL, encoded by the coding sequence ATGGGGGAGTCATTTTTCATACCTATGGCGGATGACATGCACTGTCATTTAAGACAAGGAGATATGTTGAAATTTACAGTAGATGCAATAAGAAAGGGAGGGTGTAATAGGGTACTAGTAATGCCGAATACAACCCCTATAATAAGTACGTGCGAAGAAGCCAAGAATTATagaaatgaattattaaaatatgataataatatagaatatTTAATGACGTTATATTTAAATCAGAAGATAgatgaaaatgatattatgaataattataaagaatGTAATTTCCAAgggataaaaatatatcctAGTAATGTAACAACAAATTCGAAAGAAGGAGTTACAGATTTAGAACCATATTACAAAGTATTTCATGtacttgaaaaaataaataaaagtctTCATATACATTGTGAACAACCAAATATAAATCCCTTATATgctgaaaaaaattatttaaatcgTATATATGACTTAGCTGTTAAATTTCCTCAGCTAAAAATTGTTATAGAACATGTAACAACTGAGGATATGCTAAatgtcataaaaaaatttccaaaTTTAGCTGGTTCGATTACACCTCACCATTTATACCTAACTATAGATGATGTTGTAGATATAGATAAGTATGATTATTCAACTGATAATACATCTATtgaacaatatataaaaaatgtatataattattgtaaaCCTTTAGCGAAAACAATAGATGATAAAACTgctttatgtaatataataaaagaaggTTTTCCAAGAATATTTTTAGGTTCTGATTCAGCCCCACATTATAAAAGTCATAAGCATGAACCATATTATAAAGCTGGTATATTTACACAACCTTTTCTATTATCTTACTTGTCACACATACTCAATAAATTTGACGCATTAGATAAACTAGAGAATTTTGCTTGTAAAAATGCTGCAAACTTTTTAAACTTAAACGAGAAAAATTGTTCAAATGAACAACTTGCTCTTTacatagaaaagaaaaaattcaaaGTTCCAGATGAGTATTATGACGTCGTTCCATTTTTAGCTGGACAAACTCTGGACTTTACAATATCGTACAAGAATCTAAGTTTATAG
- a CDS encoding hypothetical protein (conserved Plasmodium protein): MRGHFSFLDVSTNIYTLERYKKLIIKIAFLLSTITFFLSILSIVLVKICSQDQSATYADLDIDIEGDTKPKTYLYIIKKESSVFSSTKGKKNDNDRPDSPHSAGEMRDEMKEERKDEENNEEVEDKSINAKEEVL, encoded by the coding sequence atgagagggcacttttcatttttggaTGTTTcaactaatatatatacattagaaagatacaaaaaattaattataaaaattgctTTTTTACTAAGCacaataacattttttttatccatatTATCAATTGTACTCGTTAAAATATGTTCACAAGATCAAAGTGCAACTTATGCTGATTTAGATATTGATATAGAAGGGGATACAAAGCCAAaaacttatttatatataataaaaaaagaatcttCTGTCTTTTCTTCTACCAAGGGAAAGAAAAATGACAACGATAGGCCTGACTCTCCACATTCTGCAGGAGAAATGAGGGACGAAATGAAAGAAGAAAGAAAGGACGAAGAGAACAATGAAGAAGTAGAAGACAAATCTATCAATGCAAAGGAGGAagtactataa
- a CDS encoding CKK domain-containing protein, protein MKRSEKNIELQKCYPHEINKNILCKNETNIEYPFYINYEILLKNCRHKHKHRHNYIDLNLEVNYNLEEILENKDSIKKSFNPNHVNCNKKKEIKNRCYQNEYNIPSNWSTSDSSSYCSDISENSSKNEITKFMNFSQRITYDNDLVDNLNLFDKIINDREEVDKNKKHITCSYLTTQLNDKERGKKRSKLLSSFVSKTGDNSDNNNDNYSDKHNDRHNYWNSNCNNEDAQGEPSSVFNTEKSKQCPIPSNAPCSEERRGSSYLRDQSEGNFTEYNMENSRSVDMKIFKSSNSLCSRKTEEEILNKYEKIIKIMKYLRRIKAKYPEIETTVSILSNHIKNVTFNCEKMFQSRQELNEFLKKIYIYQIFLLKKVVFKIPKTKKDGDFSRCSNNNAPINKMRFISADQQNLRDNTIIPDETSREAIYMLQQLNKNKSFKIPRNILYQNEQNKENEKFNIKREDYNKIRYEKCYGKIDNDVQGITSKKDEKNDSPNRSEEYTMYETYAGRSGGSNHKYDGSKVVNEKIPKKDTYQGDIKKNENNYKNRFNSYNTEDVETACSHYADAQDNYEEALKNNMYKIEKNIISMTKKQGQKKNEHILNVNDELNEIIINHKSDRTDVLHKNKTLPVNTKTNLYNDFGKRKNIPFNKYLNKYESNKGNLRESYNLNSRDNISNLTHKERDTLSDAFKNDYLNVIDKKTKKETKKFLLKDDLKFNALNLESDDIAIRKNMSKNERISNDCPDNVKNSKKTLVLYYDINKELNVISNRDSVIQALKQTLLNKPQNFTALQNFLFKIDVELVEYKNFILLITKNIKKPHLEALYGLNDFSVFEKVYGKKVAPRYLVSRKVKIFYKYDIFYQSFKELENARGFSGITDAVELI, encoded by the exons ATGAAAAGAAGtgagaaaaatatagaattacAAAAATGCTACCCAcatgaaattaataaaaatatcttgTGTAAAAATGAAACGAATATAGaatatcctttttatataaattatgaaatcttactaaaaaattgtagacataaacataaacatagACATAATTACATCGACTTAAATTTAGAGGTGAATTACAATTTGGAAgaaatattagaaaataaagacagcattaaaaaaagctt TAACCCTAATCATGTTAattgtaacaaaaaaaaagaaatcaaAAATAGGTGTTACcaaaatgaatataacaTCCCAAGCAATTGGTCTACCTCCGACAGTAGTAGCTACTGTTCAGATATTTCTGAAAATtcttcaaaaaatgaaataacaaaatttatgaatttttcTCAAAGAATTACATATGATAATGATTTAGTAGATAacttaaatttatttgataaaataataaacgaTAGGGAGGAAGttgacaaaaataaaaaacatatcaCATGTAGTTATCTGACTACTCAACTGAACGATAAGGAGagagggaaaaaaagaagtaaactCCTCTCATCCTTTGTCAGTAAAACGGGGGATAACAGCGACAATAATAATGACAATTATAGTGATAAGCATAATGATAGGCATAATTATTGGAATAGTAATTGCAATAATGAAGATGCTCAAGGTGAACCTAGCTCAGTGTTCAATACAGAAAAGTCAAAACAATGTCCTATCCCCAGTAATGCGCCCTGTAGCGAGGAAAGGAGGGGTAGTAGCTACTTG AGGGACCAATCCGAAGGCAATTTCACTGAATATAACATGGAAAATAGCCGTTCGGTAGatatgaaaatattcaaaaGCAGTAACAGCTTATGTAGTAGAAAAACAGaggaagaaatattaaataaatatgagaaaataataaaaattatgaaatatttaagaaGAATAAAAGCCAAATATCCTGAAATAGAAACTACTGTTTCTATTTTATCCAATcacattaaaaatgtaacatTCAACTGTGAAAAAATGTTTCAGTCCAGACaagaattaaatgaattcctaaaaaagatatacatCTATCAAATTTTTCTCCTAAAAA aaGTAGTTTTTAAAATCCCTAAGACTAAGAAGGATGGAGATTTTAGTAGATGCAGCAACAATAACGCgccaataaataaaatgcgATTTATTTCTGCTGATCAGCAAAATTTAAG GGATAATACTATTATACCAGACGAGACTAGCAGAGAAGCTATTTACATGCTTCaacaattaaacaaaaacaaatcCTTCAAAATAccaagaaatatattatatcaaaatgaacagaataaggaaaatgaaaagttcaatataaaaagagaagattataataaaataagatatgAAAAATGTTATGGTAAAATAGATAACGATGTACAAGGAATAACAagtaaaaaagatgaaaaaaatgatagtCCAAATAGAAGTGAAGAATATACAATGTATGAAACGTATGCTGGTAGAAGCGGAGGAAGTAATCATAAATACGATGGTAGTAAAGtagttaatgaaaaaataccTAAAAAGGATACTTACCAAggtgatataaaaaaaaatgaaaataattataaaaacaggTTCAACAGTTACAACACCGAAGATGTAGAAACAGCTTGCTCACATTATGCTGATGCACAAGATAATTATGAAGAAgcgttaaaaaataatatgtataaaattgaaaaaaatattattagtatGACAAAAAAGCAAGGTCAGaagaaaaatgaacatattttaaatgttaacGATGAATtgaatgaaataattatcaATCATAAAAGCGATAGAACAGAtgttttacataaaaataaaacctTACCTGTTAatacaaaaacaaatttatataatgatttTGGTAAAAGAAAGAACATACCTTTTAACAAAtacttaaataaatatgaatccAACAAGGGAAATTTAAGAGAATCATATAATCTTAACAGTAGAGACAATATATCAAATTTAACTCATAAAGAAAGGGATACTTTAAGTGATGCCTTTAAAAATGATTACTTAAATGTTATAGacaaaaaaactaaaaaggaaacaaaaaagtttttattaaagGATGATTTAAAGTTCAACGCACTTAACTTAGAAAGCGACGATATTgctataagaaaaaatatgtcgaaaaatgaaagaatttCAAACGATTGCCCTGATAATGtgaaaaatagtaaaaaaacaCTTGTGTTATATTATGACATAAACAAAgaattaaatgtaatttcTAATAGGGACTCCGTCATACAAGCCTTAAAGCAAACCCTCTTGAACA AACCCCAAAATTTTACGGCTCTGcaaaattttctatttaaaaTAGACGTCGAATTAGTGGAGTacaaaaatttcattttgttgATAACTAAGAATATAAAGAAACCTCACTTAGAAGCTTTGTACGGTTTGAATGACTTTTCTGTATTTGAGAAG GTGTATGGGAAAAAGGTGGCCCCTCGATATTTAGTTTCaagaaaagttaaaattttttataagtacGACATATTTTATCAAAGCTTTAAAGAGCTTGAAAATGCACGAGGTTTCAGCGGAATAACTGACGCAGTAGagttaatttaa